In Actinoplanes derwentensis, the following proteins share a genomic window:
- a CDS encoding class I SAM-dependent methyltransferase: protein MNPDQVRLAYNTGAAAYVSAVPDPGVEAPIDRAMVDAFIAAVTAAGADPLVLDAGCGAGRMSRYLADRGCRVRGVDLSEGMVSYARRDHPDLDFAVGSLAALPYPDRRFAGVLLWYSAIHTPPAGQSRLFAEAARVLRPGGHLLIGFQAGEGVRDVSPVYLRLGYQVRLDRYCYSADQVAGFLASAGLREVSRLIRRPRDNERDDQAMVLARADDLTGR from the coding sequence ATGAATCCCGACCAGGTGCGCCTCGCCTACAACACCGGCGCCGCCGCGTACGTCAGTGCCGTCCCGGATCCCGGGGTCGAAGCCCCGATCGATCGCGCCATGGTGGACGCCTTCATCGCGGCAGTGACCGCGGCCGGCGCCGATCCGCTGGTCCTGGATGCCGGGTGCGGTGCCGGGCGGATGAGCCGCTACCTCGCTGATCGTGGCTGCCGGGTGCGGGGTGTCGACCTGTCGGAGGGCATGGTCTCGTACGCCCGCCGGGACCATCCCGATCTGGACTTCGCGGTCGGCTCGCTGGCCGCGCTGCCCTACCCGGACAGGCGGTTCGCCGGGGTGCTGCTCTGGTACTCGGCCATCCACACCCCGCCCGCCGGTCAGTCCCGGCTGTTCGCGGAGGCGGCCCGGGTGCTGCGGCCGGGTGGTCATCTGCTGATCGGGTTCCAGGCCGGGGAGGGGGTCCGGGACGTCTCCCCGGTCTACCTGCGGCTCGGCTACCAGGTCCGGCTCGATCGTTACTGCTACTCCGCCGATCAGGTCGCCGGCTTCCTGGCGTCGGCGGGTCTGCGCGAGGTCAGCCGCTTGATCCGCCGCCCCCGCGACAACGAACGCGACGACCAGGCGATGGTGCTGGCCCGTGCCGATGATCTGACCGGTCGATGA
- a CDS encoding VOC family protein, with protein MHIDLVTLIVDEYDPAIAFFTTVLGFELTEDSPSLTTDGRPKRWVVVRPPGGGTGLLLARADGERQSGAVGDQTAGRVGFFLNVDDFDATHQRMVEAGVTFVREPRTESYGRVAVFLDSAGNRWDLLGK; from the coding sequence GTGCATATAGACCTGGTGACCCTGATCGTGGACGAGTACGACCCGGCCATCGCGTTCTTCACGACGGTGCTCGGTTTCGAGCTGACCGAGGACTCGCCGTCGCTGACCACCGACGGGCGGCCGAAGCGCTGGGTGGTGGTGCGCCCGCCCGGCGGCGGGACCGGGCTGCTGCTGGCCCGCGCGGACGGCGAGCGGCAGAGCGGCGCGGTCGGCGATCAGACGGCCGGGCGGGTCGGGTTCTTCCTGAACGTCGACGACTTCGACGCCACTCATCAGCGGATGGTGGAGGCCGGGGTGACGTTCGTCCGCGAGCCGCGTACCGAGTCGTACGGCCGGGTGGCAGTCTTCCTCGATAGCGCCGGAAACCGGTGGGACCTTCTGGGAAAATAG
- a CDS encoding PALP domain-containing protein, producing MRMLPDQRGRHSRHPQGSPGNNPIVTSWPGPYLPLPSDVVITTEHNEPLVNWHALRGPQAMAAVAATGGQVHAAADNELLTARTVLARTGWTSTNPERPDTPDYCGRRVPVNSPQPRSWCSPPVRPEQPSSARSGHPGGRITRGRR from the coding sequence ATGAGAATGCTGCCTGACCAGCGCGGACGGCATTCTCGGCACCCGCAGGGCTCCCCCGGCAACAACCCGATCGTCACCAGCTGGCCCGGACCGTACCTGCCGCTCCCCAGCGACGTGGTGATCACCACCGAGCACAACGAGCCACTGGTGAACTGGCACGCCCTCCGCGGACCGCAAGCGATGGCCGCGGTCGCCGCCACCGGCGGCCAGGTCCACGCCGCCGCCGACAACGAACTGCTGACCGCCCGGACGGTCCTGGCCCGCACCGGCTGGACGTCCACCAATCCGGAGCGGCCGGACACGCCGGACTACTGCGGACGGCGCGTTCCGGTCAACTCACCGCAACCCCGATCGTGGTGCTCACCGCCCGTCCGCCCTGAGCAGCCATCGTCCGCACGGTCCGGTCACCCGGGCGGACGCATCACACGAGGCCGTCGATGA
- a CDS encoding caspase family protein, which yields MTTANWLLDNLVGDDFRPLGSLELLVSAAGPILFPVDEGTTEVERATFGNVRRAFELWRKRCGSNPDNVALFFFFGHGCRIQADDVLLLEDVCDAEAGFFDNAVDFGATYRAMSACAAGIQCYFIDACRDVPDYLDDLELRPRSLMTPSLHQPPRDAPIIYSTSVGTEAYGVRDQPTPFAAAVLDTLGGLGARQDDDWVIDTRSLGAAIARVMEWNAWPKPLGQQPAFGGGYHGGVIRTFASAPRVPFRIECRPAEAMELADLTLDGTVEKLHRAPRPEAWQDHATADSYTVAATFGGGDFDDAVNRRMLVPPNHRYSVPVVRR from the coding sequence GTGACGACCGCGAACTGGCTCCTCGATAATCTGGTGGGCGACGACTTCAGGCCGCTCGGCAGCCTCGAGTTGCTGGTGTCCGCGGCTGGACCGATTCTCTTCCCGGTAGACGAGGGCACGACGGAGGTGGAAAGAGCGACGTTCGGTAACGTCCGCCGTGCTTTTGAGCTCTGGCGGAAACGATGCGGTTCTAACCCGGACAACGTCGCTCTCTTCTTCTTTTTCGGGCACGGCTGCCGTATCCAGGCAGACGACGTTCTGCTGTTGGAAGACGTCTGCGACGCCGAGGCCGGATTCTTCGACAACGCCGTGGATTTCGGGGCAACCTATCGCGCGATGTCCGCCTGTGCCGCCGGCATCCAGTGCTATTTCATCGACGCCTGCCGGGACGTGCCCGATTATCTCGACGATCTGGAACTGCGGCCACGTTCGCTGATGACGCCCTCACTGCATCAGCCGCCCCGCGACGCTCCGATCATCTATTCCACCTCCGTCGGGACGGAGGCGTACGGGGTCAGAGATCAGCCGACACCCTTTGCCGCGGCCGTCCTGGACACGCTGGGCGGGCTGGGGGCCCGGCAGGACGACGATTGGGTGATCGACACTCGATCCCTGGGTGCTGCCATCGCCAGGGTCATGGAGTGGAACGCATGGCCGAAACCCCTCGGACAGCAGCCCGCGTTCGGCGGCGGCTATCACGGCGGTGTGATCCGCACGTTCGCTTCGGCGCCTCGGGTCCCATTCCGCATCGAGTGCCGTCCCGCTGAGGCCATGGAGTTAGCGGATCTGACCCTGGACGGAACGGTGGAGAAGCTGCACCGGGCTCCGCGGCCGGAGGCGTGGCAGGATCACGCGACAGCCGACTCGTACACGGTCGCCGCGACGTTCGGCGGAGGCGACTTCGACGACGCTGTCAACCGGCGCATGCTGGTGCCGCCGAATCACCGCTACTCCGTTCCGGTGGTGCGGCGATGA
- a CDS encoding lipase family protein: protein MFPVINAWPDTDVVRNPLWGPSAGMLRWGGVSLRIDDVEALGGAGDDGLRDEVAATEDIAVPDRIVCGVARRDLGDAIDLVFGLLSADDWDPSVADSAARAVAFCHHHRLLRPGLDEVERHPWIAEVENDSELVAELLERSAQWHLAGDLRPAHAGAGDRIESMGGAGAVRKALTKGVRRLGQHVMGIPARRVASGVRRATSRTVTELAGDVLAYLAQRGDRDRPGPIVRAVLDDLDQATRERKPDQPLVVVAHSMGGNILYDIVTHFRTDLEVDVLVTVGSQVGLFAELGLFRASGPVLSSHSETPPPCLARPENVAQWINVVDRADVLSYGVSRIVSGTTDYCYPTDAIWAHSAYFRQPNFHLRLAERVKGALA, encoded by the coding sequence ATGTTCCCCGTCATCAACGCGTGGCCCGACACCGACGTGGTGCGGAATCCGCTCTGGGGACCTTCCGCCGGAATGCTGCGGTGGGGCGGCGTCAGTCTGCGCATCGACGACGTCGAGGCGCTGGGCGGGGCCGGCGACGACGGCCTGCGGGACGAGGTCGCGGCTACCGAAGACATCGCCGTCCCGGACCGTATAGTCTGCGGCGTCGCCCGCCGTGACCTCGGCGATGCGATCGATCTCGTCTTCGGCCTGCTCTCGGCAGACGATTGGGATCCGTCCGTCGCAGACTCCGCCGCCCGCGCTGTCGCCTTCTGTCACCATCATCGTCTCCTGCGGCCCGGGCTGGACGAGGTCGAGCGTCATCCGTGGATCGCCGAGGTGGAGAACGACAGTGAACTGGTAGCAGAGCTGCTGGAACGCTCCGCGCAGTGGCATCTAGCCGGTGACCTGCGACCCGCGCACGCCGGGGCCGGTGACCGGATCGAGTCCATGGGTGGGGCCGGGGCGGTTCGCAAAGCGCTGACGAAGGGGGTGCGGCGGCTTGGTCAGCACGTGATGGGCATCCCGGCCCGCAGGGTGGCGTCGGGCGTCCGCCGGGCCACGTCGCGCACCGTCACCGAACTGGCCGGCGACGTGCTGGCCTACCTCGCGCAACGCGGGGACCGCGATCGACCGGGGCCCATCGTCCGAGCGGTTCTGGACGACCTCGACCAGGCGACTCGGGAACGAAAGCCGGATCAGCCGCTGGTCGTGGTCGCGCACAGCATGGGCGGCAACATCCTGTACGACATCGTGACCCACTTCCGGACCGACCTCGAAGTCGACGTCCTAGTGACGGTGGGCTCGCAGGTCGGCCTTTTCGCGGAACTCGGCCTGTTCCGTGCGAGCGGACCCGTGCTCTCATCTCACAGTGAAACTCCGCCGCCATGTCTCGCCCGGCCCGAGAACGTCGCCCAGTGGATCAACGTGGTCGATCGTGCGGACGTGCTCTCCTACGGAGTATCGCGGATCGTGTCCGGCACGACTGACTACTGCTATCCCACTGACGCGATCTGGGCGCACAGCGCGTACTTCCGGCAGCCGAACTTCCACCTGCGCCTTGCCGAACGAGTCAAGGGAGCGCTGGCATGA
- a CDS encoding tetratricopeptide repeat protein has protein sequence MAVVMWGRHLLANALVVPSWDVLERASWVAAVVAVVVPAAVAGRTALLKRRTRRQTSVRIGRIPPEPAWFQQRPDLLGQPGTRWRSRNPWPTQVLSGLGGVGKTQIAAAFARQAAGRGDLKLLVWIPVYGLDSIITAYAEAARALAIVDDQAHPQQAADQLMVWLEQTDQNWLIVWDKLDSPADAADWWPPVSTHGRTIVTTRRRDAVLDVGHRTLITVDLFTADESVAYLRRAVGKPVQRQHAVALAKDLDHLPLALAQAAAFIRDRELDCVTYRRRLSDVRLSLADVVPPEDGLPDNHRTTLAATWALSIEAADKAGPPGLAHSILHLVCLLQPEAIPLDFFTSTPAIDYITLEGELGQESDILDVLHTLDRLNLVTCNQRTALVQTHVLIQRVIRDDLDADSLDVLAWIAADALLEIWPEVEPDRLREQMLRANTLVLFEAARAYLIEPRTHRLHFRITDSLVEAGNHDAATAILRQLLAEQTGLIGADHVDSLTTRRHLADAMEENDPREAAAAYRRLLDDCVRIMGPEHSYTLVTRCEVMKRDADHDNPQHTVARFEELLGDCRRILGPDDPVTLGVQASLANWHGETGHFDAANEVYHEVLAAETRIFGPDHPTTLRTRNNVLCLQQDSGIPLNGSVSFRELAEEYTRVFGPDHPRTLATRANLASAIGAEGDAEGAADACRTLLDDYARVYGADHFEVLVMRLALSYWQAHVDAARRTNDLSPKR, from the coding sequence GTGGCGGTGGTGATGTGGGGGCGGCATCTGCTGGCGAACGCCCTGGTCGTGCCGAGCTGGGACGTGCTCGAGCGTGCTTCATGGGTCGCCGCGGTGGTGGCAGTAGTCGTTCCTGCCGCGGTCGCAGGCCGTACAGCATTGCTGAAACGAAGAACGCGACGGCAAACGTCAGTCCGGATCGGGCGAATCCCCCCGGAGCCAGCCTGGTTTCAGCAGCGGCCCGATCTGCTCGGTCAACCCGGCACCCGGTGGCGCAGCCGGAACCCTTGGCCTACCCAGGTGCTATCGGGGCTGGGCGGGGTCGGCAAAACCCAGATTGCCGCAGCATTCGCCCGTCAGGCCGCCGGCCGCGGTGACCTGAAGCTGCTGGTCTGGATACCCGTGTACGGCCTAGACTCGATCATCACCGCGTACGCAGAGGCCGCAAGAGCCCTGGCAATCGTCGACGACCAGGCCCATCCGCAACAGGCGGCCGACCAACTGATGGTGTGGCTGGAGCAAACCGATCAGAACTGGCTCATCGTCTGGGACAAACTCGACAGCCCTGCCGACGCGGCCGATTGGTGGCCACCTGTGAGCACACATGGCCGGACCATCGTCACCACCCGACGCCGCGATGCCGTGCTCGACGTAGGACACCGTACCTTGATCACCGTTGACCTGTTCACAGCCGACGAGTCAGTGGCATATCTCAGGCGGGCTGTCGGCAAGCCCGTTCAACGCCAGCATGCCGTAGCCCTGGCCAAGGACCTGGATCATCTTCCGCTCGCCCTGGCACAGGCTGCCGCCTTCATCCGGGACCGTGAGCTCGACTGCGTTACCTATCGACGCCGGCTCAGTGACGTGAGACTCAGCCTCGCCGACGTGGTCCCGCCTGAGGACGGGCTTCCGGACAACCACCGCACGACGCTCGCCGCGACCTGGGCGCTGTCGATCGAAGCGGCCGACAAGGCCGGTCCGCCAGGCCTGGCACATTCCATCCTCCACCTCGTCTGCCTCCTGCAACCCGAGGCGATCCCGTTGGACTTCTTCACGAGTACGCCCGCCATCGACTACATAACTTTGGAAGGCGAACTCGGGCAGGAAAGCGATATTCTCGACGTCCTGCACACTCTCGATCGGCTGAACCTGGTCACCTGCAATCAGCGCACCGCCCTGGTACAGACGCATGTGCTGATCCAGCGTGTCATTCGCGATGACCTGGATGCGGACAGCCTCGACGTGCTGGCCTGGATCGCCGCGGACGCGCTGCTGGAAATCTGGCCGGAGGTCGAGCCTGATCGGCTCCGCGAACAGATGTTGCGCGCCAACACGCTCGTCCTCTTCGAGGCGGCGCGCGCCTACTTGATCGAACCCCGTACTCACCGGCTGCATTTCCGCATCACCGACAGCCTCGTCGAAGCGGGGAACCACGATGCTGCGACCGCCATACTGCGACAGCTTCTGGCCGAACAGACCGGCCTGATCGGCGCCGATCATGTCGATTCGCTGACCACCCGCCGACACCTTGCCGACGCGATGGAAGAGAACGATCCACGCGAAGCCGCGGCGGCCTACCGGAGGCTGCTCGACGACTGCGTGCGCATCATGGGCCCGGAACATTCCTACACTCTGGTCACCCGCTGCGAAGTTATGAAACGGGACGCCGACCACGACAATCCGCAGCACACCGTGGCCCGCTTCGAGGAACTGCTCGGCGACTGCCGCCGCATCCTCGGACCAGACGACCCAGTCACGCTCGGCGTACAGGCATCCTTGGCCAACTGGCACGGAGAGACCGGTCACTTCGACGCGGCCAACGAGGTATACCACGAGGTCCTCGCAGCGGAAACCCGGATATTCGGCCCCGACCACCCCACCACGCTGCGCACCCGCAACAACGTTCTGTGCCTTCAGCAGGACTCCGGAATTCCCCTCAACGGATCCGTCAGCTTCCGGGAGCTTGCCGAGGAATACACACGAGTATTCGGTCCGGACCACCCACGCACCCTCGCCACCCGAGCCAATCTCGCCTCCGCCATCGGTGCGGAAGGTGACGCGGAAGGTGCTGCCGACGCATGCCGGACACTGCTCGATGACTATGCCCGGGTTTACGGCGCCGACCACTTCGAAGTCTTGGTCATGCGCTTGGCGCTGTCGTACTGGCAGGCCCACGTCGACGCAGCTCGGCGCACCAACGATCTGTCACCGAAGCGCTGA
- a CDS encoding class I SAM-dependent methyltransferase, with product MIDMNVRYDEVLDPLRQAYDTRAAWRDGLTKEPWKLAERQAFRDRLASGARLLEIGAGTGQDSAFFQQEGLDVVAADLSPLMVEHCRAKGIEAHVMDFLHLDFPLGSFDAVFAMNCLLHVPNHDLPVVLAVIRAILRPGGLLFVGVYGGSESAEGPIDDDQHVPPRFFSWRTDEQLLGFAAAARFDVVDFHPVDTGRGYRFQSLTLRRPNGD from the coding sequence ATGATCGATATGAACGTCCGATATGACGAGGTTCTCGACCCGCTGCGCCAGGCATATGACACCCGCGCGGCCTGGCGCGACGGGCTAACCAAGGAACCGTGGAAGTTGGCAGAGCGTCAGGCGTTCCGGGACCGTCTGGCATCAGGTGCGCGGTTGCTGGAGATCGGTGCGGGCACCGGGCAGGACAGCGCCTTCTTCCAGCAGGAGGGTCTTGACGTCGTCGCAGCCGACCTGTCGCCGTTGATGGTGGAGCACTGCCGGGCCAAGGGCATCGAGGCTCACGTGATGGACTTCCTGCACCTTGACTTCCCGCTCGGCTCCTTCGACGCGGTGTTCGCGATGAACTGCCTGCTGCACGTGCCCAACCACGACCTGCCTGTGGTCCTGGCCGTGATCCGGGCTATCCTGCGTCCCGGCGGCCTACTCTTCGTCGGGGTGTATGGCGGCAGCGAAAGCGCTGAGGGTCCGATCGACGATGACCAGCACGTGCCGCCGCGCTTCTTCTCGTGGCGAACTGACGAACAGTTGCTCGGCTTTGCCGCCGCCGCGCGGTTCGACGTGGTGGACTTTCATCCGGTCGATACGGGTCGCGGCTACCGCTTCCAGTCGCTGACCCTGCGGCGCCCCAACGGCGACTGA
- a CDS encoding winged helix-turn-helix domain-containing protein yields MAEGPRTPGYDSTHDVVLDARTLRGVAHPLRLRLLGSLRHEGPQTATQLAARLGESSASTSYHLRTLAAHGFVTDAPELGRGRERFWRAVHRSTWFETPDQDAPERELGEAYLRTVARMYADNVEQSINELADWPQEWVQASNMSDTTIRLSASETRQLSDDLMALLARYRKQATERGDDESERVAMTTQFQIFPRRGQLDDLLARRTAPADTESSGAVVDEPSGAVAGDQA; encoded by the coding sequence ATGGCTGAGGGCCCCCGTACCCCCGGGTACGACTCCACGCACGATGTGGTTCTGGACGCTCGAACGCTGCGAGGCGTTGCCCATCCACTACGCCTGCGGCTACTCGGTTCGCTGCGTCACGAAGGACCGCAGACCGCCACCCAGCTGGCTGCTCGGCTCGGTGAGTCCAGCGCTTCGACCAGCTACCACCTGCGCACCCTGGCAGCGCATGGCTTCGTTACCGACGCACCCGAGCTAGGCCGCGGCCGGGAACGTTTCTGGCGTGCCGTACATCGCTCGACCTGGTTCGAAACTCCCGACCAAGACGCGCCGGAGCGCGAGCTCGGTGAGGCTTACCTGCGCACCGTCGCGCGGATGTACGCGGACAACGTCGAGCAATCGATCAATGAGTTAGCCGACTGGCCGCAAGAGTGGGTGCAGGCGTCGAACATGAGCGACACCACCATCCGCCTGAGCGCCTCGGAGACCCGGCAGCTCTCCGACGACTTGATGGCCCTGTTGGCGCGCTACCGGAAACAGGCGACGGAGCGGGGCGACGACGAGTCGGAACGCGTCGCGATGACCACACAGTTCCAGATCTTCCCGCGGCGAGGCCAACTGGACGATCTGTTGGCGAGGCGGACCGCGCCTGCAGATACCGAGTCGTCCGGTGCCGTGGTCGATGAACCGTCCGGCGCCGTGGCCGGGGACCAGGCGTGA
- a CDS encoding MFS transporter, translating into MRRAAYGLLVAEAVSVTGTRMSVVAVPWLVLQTTGDALLTGITASVEMGTLVAAKVLGGPLVDRIGLRSTSIGGDLIAGLVLGVVPLLHIAGLLDFPVLLVLVGVVGLFC; encoded by the coding sequence GTGAGGCGGGCCGCGTACGGGCTCCTCGTGGCCGAGGCGGTCTCGGTCACCGGCACCCGAATGTCGGTGGTGGCGGTGCCCTGGTTGGTGTTGCAGACCACCGGTGATGCCCTGTTGACGGGCATCACCGCGTCCGTGGAGATGGGCACCCTGGTCGCGGCAAAAGTACTCGGTGGACCGCTGGTCGACCGGATCGGGTTGCGGAGCACCAGTATCGGCGGTGACCTGATCGCCGGTCTGGTGCTCGGCGTGGTGCCGCTACTGCACATCGCGGGACTGCTCGATTTCCCGGTCTTACTCGTCTTGGTCGGGGTAGTGGGACTGTTCTGCTGA
- a CDS encoding MFS transporter yields MLDAASFLIAAALVATLVRVRRAAPGPAEQDKPTGAGGYLADLAAGLHFIRRDPLFRAIVAMILLTNMLDQAMTAVLIPVWAAERFDDAVPIGLVFGAVSAGAVVGSLLVSAYGQRLPRWRTYALAFLLGAVPKIFVLVLPVGLPVIAGVALVCGVLIGAINPLLSAAEFERIPAGLRARVLGAVGGLAWAGIPLGGLLGGMLASTLGATGSILAVGAAYLLVTLDPLIRRRTWQLMNRPPSDAAAVSATA; encoded by the coding sequence GTGCTGGACGCGGCCAGCTTTCTGATCGCCGCTGCGCTGGTGGCGACGCTGGTCCGCGTCCGGCGGGCCGCACCCGGCCCCGCCGAGCAAGACAAGCCCACCGGTGCCGGCGGCTACCTCGCCGATCTCGCAGCCGGGCTGCACTTCATCCGGCGTGACCCGCTGTTCCGGGCGATCGTCGCGATGATTCTGCTGACGAACATGCTCGACCAGGCCATGACGGCGGTACTCATCCCGGTATGGGCTGCCGAGCGCTTCGACGACGCCGTACCCATCGGACTCGTGTTCGGCGCGGTGAGCGCCGGAGCCGTCGTAGGATCGCTGCTCGTGTCGGCGTACGGCCAGCGGCTGCCGCGATGGCGCACTTACGCCTTGGCATTCCTGCTCGGCGCTGTGCCGAAGATCTTCGTGCTGGTGCTGCCGGTCGGACTGCCCGTCATCGCCGGCGTCGCGCTCGTCTGCGGGGTACTGATCGGGGCCATCAACCCGTTACTGTCCGCTGCTGAGTTCGAACGCATCCCCGCCGGGCTGCGGGCGCGCGTGCTCGGCGCGGTCGGTGGTCTGGCCTGGGCCGGTATCCCCCTCGGTGGGCTGCTGGGCGGAATGCTCGCGTCAACCCTCGGCGCCACCGGCAGCATCCTCGCGGTAGGGGCGGCGTACCTACTGGTCACCCTCGACCCACTGATCCGTCGACGCACCTGGCAGCTGATGAACCGGCCGCCCTCAGACGCCGCTGCGGTATCCGCAACGGCTTAA
- a CDS encoding IS30 family transposase — translation MLTLVDREEISRGLAEGLEFKEIARLISRNPSVVSRDVARHGGRAEYRAVTADQSALTGRLRPKAYAVDRSPRLRTVVTQLLKGGWSPASIAGRLPRDYRDDQAVRVSHEAIYQWVYAQPVSALARELLKLRTGRTARRSGPRPAPAPRIREPRYLDERPAEVEDRQVPGHWEGDLVIGKAGRSAVATLVERTSRMLVLVPLTGRDALTVGDAVIAAAGTLPPQIARSLTWDCGSEMAGHARITAAGLPVYFARPHSPWQRGSNENANRILREYFPKGVPITSDPKYLAMVASEINDRPRKIHNWKKPSEIFAELVEANASTA, via the coding sequence ATGTTGACCCTGGTCGATCGTGAAGAGATCTCCCGTGGCTTGGCCGAGGGCCTGGAATTCAAGGAGATTGCCCGGCTGATCAGCCGGAACCCGTCGGTGGTCTCACGGGACGTGGCCCGCCACGGCGGCCGGGCGGAGTACCGGGCCGTGACTGCGGACCAGTCGGCGCTGACCGGTCGGTTGCGGCCGAAGGCGTACGCGGTCGACCGGTCACCACGGCTGCGGACGGTGGTCACGCAGCTGCTCAAGGGCGGCTGGTCGCCGGCGTCGATCGCGGGCCGGTTGCCGCGCGACTACCGCGACGATCAGGCTGTACGGGTGTCACACGAAGCGATCTACCAGTGGGTCTACGCCCAGCCGGTGTCCGCCCTGGCTCGGGAACTGCTGAAGCTGCGCACCGGCCGGACCGCCCGCCGTTCGGGCCCCCGCCCGGCCCCGGCCCCGCGGATCCGTGAGCCCCGCTACCTCGACGAACGCCCCGCCGAGGTCGAGGACCGGCAGGTGCCCGGCCACTGGGAAGGCGACCTCGTGATCGGCAAGGCCGGCAGGTCCGCAGTCGCGACCCTGGTCGAGCGGACCTCCCGGATGCTGGTCCTGGTCCCGCTGACCGGACGCGACGCGCTGACCGTCGGCGACGCGGTGATCGCCGCCGCCGGAACGCTGCCGCCACAGATCGCCCGCTCGCTGACCTGGGACTGCGGCTCCGAGATGGCCGGACACGCACGGATCACCGCCGCCGGGCTGCCGGTCTACTTCGCCCGCCCGCACTCACCATGGCAGCGCGGCAGCAACGAGAACGCGAACCGCATCCTGCGCGAGTACTTCCCGAAAGGCGTCCCGATCACATCGGATCCGAAATACCTGGCAATGGTGGCTTCCGAAATCAATGACCGACCCCGTAAGATCCACAATTGGAAGAAGCCCTCCGAGATATTCGCCGAACTCGTAGAGGCAAATGCTTCGACTGCCTGA
- a CDS encoding KAP family P-loop NTPase fold protein — MPDATEAAISDPRDDLLAMAGDAERLAQRIAGRPLPFTLGIYGAWGEGKTSLANLVVGFLKQQNGWEGLRVVEFSAWPYVTADAIWRALLEKVARMAYGFDSDPGPAPVQPLPARLRGRLLAEVFLGTVAKTEEEQHAEEFEQLMATLGRATAVANRVAAESESARQLSSLAGAVVDLAAAAASPLGSLRGLLGKDETAKSTADRAVATIEQMRAGVRQLFRAASNPRTVVLIDDLDRCLPEVAFDVLETIKIFLSECAEAEAECLFIVPVDEAVLHRGLHARIGGDYVNARMYLEKVIQLGIDVSAVRAPSSERFIAAQFPEWVGAADLIDLASRGNPRRLKQQCDLLAFSFGREPQEKGETK, encoded by the coding sequence TTGCCTGACGCCACCGAAGCGGCAATCTCCGATCCGCGTGACGACCTGCTCGCGATGGCCGGTGACGCGGAACGGCTGGCCCAGCGCATAGCCGGGCGGCCGCTGCCGTTCACGCTGGGCATCTACGGCGCCTGGGGTGAGGGGAAGACCAGCCTCGCCAACCTGGTCGTGGGCTTTCTCAAACAACAGAACGGCTGGGAGGGGCTGCGCGTAGTCGAGTTCTCGGCGTGGCCGTACGTCACGGCCGACGCCATCTGGCGCGCGCTGCTGGAGAAGGTGGCCCGAATGGCCTACGGCTTCGACTCTGACCCCGGCCCCGCGCCGGTCCAGCCGTTGCCGGCGCGGCTGCGAGGTCGCCTGCTTGCCGAGGTATTCCTCGGCACTGTCGCCAAGACCGAGGAGGAACAGCACGCCGAGGAGTTCGAGCAGTTGATGGCCACGCTCGGCCGGGCCACGGCGGTCGCCAATCGCGTCGCCGCAGAGTCCGAGTCGGCGCGGCAGCTGTCCTCGCTGGCCGGCGCCGTCGTCGATCTTGCCGCTGCGGCGGCGAGCCCGCTCGGCTCGCTGCGCGGCCTGCTGGGCAAGGACGAGACTGCGAAGAGCACTGCTGATCGTGCCGTCGCCACCATCGAGCAGATGAGAGCGGGTGTACGTCAGCTGTTCCGAGCGGCCAGTAATCCCCGCACCGTGGTGCTTATCGACGACCTCGACCGATGCCTGCCCGAGGTGGCCTTCGACGTTCTTGAAACTATCAAGATCTTCCTCTCAGAATGTGCCGAGGCCGAGGCGGAATGCCTGTTCATCGTGCCTGTCGATGAGGCCGTACTACACCGGGGTCTTCATGCCCGGATCGGCGGCGACTATGTGAACGCCCGGATGTACCTGGAGAAGGTGATCCAGCTGGGGATCGACGTCTCGGCCGTGCGCGCCCCCTCGTCCGAGCGGTTCATCGCTGCGCAGTTCCCGGAGTGGGTGGGCGCCGCCGACCTGATCGACCTCGCGAGCCGGGGCAACCCGCGCCGTCTCAAGCAGCAGTGCGACCTGCTCGCCTTCAGCTTCGGCCGCGAGCCACAGGAGAAAGGCGAGACGAAGTGA